In the genome of Manis javanica isolate MJ-LG chromosome 17, MJ_LKY, whole genome shotgun sequence, one region contains:
- the VPS4A gene encoding vacuolar protein sorting-associated protein 4A isoform X1, translating into MTTSTLQKAIDLVTKATEEDKAKNYEEALRLYQHAVEYFLHAIKYEAHSDKAKESIRAKCMQYLDRAEKLKDYLRSKEKHSKKPVRESQSESKGSDSDSEGDNPEKKKLQEQLMGAVVIEKPNIRWNDVAGLEGAKEALKEAVILPIKFPHLFTGKRTPWRGILLFGPPGTGKSYLAKAVATEASNSTFFSVSSSDLMSKWLGESEKLVKNLFELARQHKPSIIFIDEVDSLCGSRNENESEAARRIKTEFLVQMQGVGNNNDGTLVLGATNIPWVLDSAIRRRFEKRIYIPLPEEAARAQMFRLHLGSTPHNLTDANIHELARKTEGYSGADISVIVRDSLMQPVRKVQSATHFKKVCGPSRTNPSIMIDDLLTPCSPGDPGAMEMTWMDVPSDKLLEPVVCMSDMLRSLATTRPTVNAEDLLKVKKFTEDFGQES; encoded by the exons ATGACAACGTCAACCCTCCAG AAAGCCATCGATCTGGTGACAAAAGCCACAGAAGAGGATAAAGCCAAGAATTACGAGGAGGCGCTCCGGCTCTATCAGCATGCTGTGGAGTATTTCCTACACGCTATCAAAT ATGAGGCACACAGTGACAAGGCCAAGGAGAGCATCCGAGCCAAGTGCATGCAGTACCTAGACCGGGCTGAGAAGCTGAAGGATTATTTACGAAGCAAAGAGAAGCACAGCAAGAAGCCAGTCAGAGAGTCTCAGAGTGAAAGCAAGGG CAGTGACAGTGACAGCGAAGGGGATaacccagagaaaaagaaattgcaAGAGCAGCTGATGG GTGCTGTTGTGATAGAGAAGCCCAACATTCGGTGGAATGATGTGGCGGGGCTGGAGGGGGCCAAGGAGGCCCTCAAAGAAGCTGTAATTTTGCCAATTAAATTCCCACACTTGTTCACAG GCAAGCGCACCCCTTGGCGAGGGATACTGCTTTTCGGACCCCCCGGCACAGGGAAGTCCTACCTGGCCAAAGCGGTGGCAACAGAGGCCAGCAACTCCACCTTCTTCTCTGTGTCATCCTCAGACTTGATGTCTAAGTGGTTGGGAGAGAGTGAGAA ACTGGTCAAGAACCTGTTCGAGCTGGCTCGGCAGCACAAGCCCTCCATCATCTTCATTGACGAGGTGGATTCCCTCTGTGGATCCCGCAATGAAAACGAGAGTGAGGCTGCTCGGAGGATCAAAACGGAGTTCTTGGTCCAGATGCAGG GGGTGGGGAACAACAACGATGGGACTCTGGTTCTCGGCGCCACAAACATCCCGTGGGTGTTGGACTCGGCCATTAGGAGGAG GTTTGAAAAGCGCATTTACATCCCATTGCCAGAGGAGGCTGCCCGTGCCCAGATGTTCCGATTGCATCTGGGAAGCACTCCCCACAACCTCACAGATGCCAACATCCACGAGCTGGCCCGGAAGACAGAAGGCTACTCAGGAGCAGACATCAGCGTTATCGTGCGGGATTCCCTCATGCAGCCCGTTAGAAAAGTACAGTCAGCGACACACTTCAAAAAG GTCTGTGGCCCTTCCCGCACCAACCCTAGCATTATGATCGATGACCTCCTGACCCCGTGCTCACCAGGGGACCCAGGAGCCATGGAAATGACTTGGATGGATGTCCCGAGTGACAAACTCTTAGAGCCTGTGGTTTGCATG TCGGACATGCTCCGGTCTTTGGCCACCACTCGGCCCACTGTGAATGCAGAGGACCTCCTGAAAGTGAAGAAATTCACAGAGGACTTTGGACAGGAGAGTTAA
- the VPS4A gene encoding vacuolar protein sorting-associated protein 4A isoform X2 produces the protein MQYLDRAEKLKDYLRSKEKHSKKPVRESQSESKGSDSDSEGDNPEKKKLQEQLMGAVVIEKPNIRWNDVAGLEGAKEALKEAVILPIKFPHLFTGKRTPWRGILLFGPPGTGKSYLAKAVATEASNSTFFSVSSSDLMSKWLGESEKLVKNLFELARQHKPSIIFIDEVDSLCGSRNENESEAARRIKTEFLVQMQGVGNNNDGTLVLGATNIPWVLDSAIRRRFEKRIYIPLPEEAARAQMFRLHLGSTPHNLTDANIHELARKTEGYSGADISVIVRDSLMQPVRKVQSATHFKKVCGPSRTNPSIMIDDLLTPCSPGDPGAMEMTWMDVPSDKLLEPVVCMSDMLRSLATTRPTVNAEDLLKVKKFTEDFGQES, from the exons ATGCAGTACCTAGACCGGGCTGAGAAGCTGAAGGATTATTTACGAAGCAAAGAGAAGCACAGCAAGAAGCCAGTCAGAGAGTCTCAGAGTGAAAGCAAGGG CAGTGACAGTGACAGCGAAGGGGATaacccagagaaaaagaaattgcaAGAGCAGCTGATGG GTGCTGTTGTGATAGAGAAGCCCAACATTCGGTGGAATGATGTGGCGGGGCTGGAGGGGGCCAAGGAGGCCCTCAAAGAAGCTGTAATTTTGCCAATTAAATTCCCACACTTGTTCACAG GCAAGCGCACCCCTTGGCGAGGGATACTGCTTTTCGGACCCCCCGGCACAGGGAAGTCCTACCTGGCCAAAGCGGTGGCAACAGAGGCCAGCAACTCCACCTTCTTCTCTGTGTCATCCTCAGACTTGATGTCTAAGTGGTTGGGAGAGAGTGAGAA ACTGGTCAAGAACCTGTTCGAGCTGGCTCGGCAGCACAAGCCCTCCATCATCTTCATTGACGAGGTGGATTCCCTCTGTGGATCCCGCAATGAAAACGAGAGTGAGGCTGCTCGGAGGATCAAAACGGAGTTCTTGGTCCAGATGCAGG GGGTGGGGAACAACAACGATGGGACTCTGGTTCTCGGCGCCACAAACATCCCGTGGGTGTTGGACTCGGCCATTAGGAGGAG GTTTGAAAAGCGCATTTACATCCCATTGCCAGAGGAGGCTGCCCGTGCCCAGATGTTCCGATTGCATCTGGGAAGCACTCCCCACAACCTCACAGATGCCAACATCCACGAGCTGGCCCGGAAGACAGAAGGCTACTCAGGAGCAGACATCAGCGTTATCGTGCGGGATTCCCTCATGCAGCCCGTTAGAAAAGTACAGTCAGCGACACACTTCAAAAAG GTCTGTGGCCCTTCCCGCACCAACCCTAGCATTATGATCGATGACCTCCTGACCCCGTGCTCACCAGGGGACCCAGGAGCCATGGAAATGACTTGGATGGATGTCCCGAGTGACAAACTCTTAGAGCCTGTGGTTTGCATG TCGGACATGCTCCGGTCTTTGGCCACCACTCGGCCCACTGTGAATGCAGAGGACCTCCTGAAAGTGAAGAAATTCACAGAGGACTTTGGACAGGAGAGTTAA
- the COG8 gene encoding conserved oligomeric Golgi complex subunit 8 isoform X3, with product MAATATIPSSTTASATAAVTAAALGEVEDEGLLASLFRDRFPEAQWRERPDVGRYLRELSGSGLERLRREPERLAEERVQLLQQTRDLAFANYKTFIRGAECTERIHRLFGDVEASLGRLLDRLPSFQQSCRHFVKEAEEISSNRRMNTLTLNRHTEILEILEIPQLMDTCVRNNYYEEALELAAYVHRLERKYSSIPAIQGIVSEVRQAMQLMLSQLIQQLRTHIQLPACLRVIGFLRRMDVFTEAELRVKFLQARDAWLRSILTAIPNDDPYFHITKTIEACRVHLFDIITQYRAIFSDEDPLLPPAIGEHTVNEGAIFHGWVLQKVSQFLQVLETNLHRGTGGRLDSLLGQCMYFGLSFSRVGADFRGQLAPVFQQVAISTFKKAIQEGVEKFQDEMNSYTLISAPVILGSSNLPAAMPVTQPGTLQPPMVLLDFPPLACFLNNILVAFNDLRLCCPVALAQDVTGTLEDALAKVTKIILAFHRAEEAAFSSGEQELFVQFCTVFLEDLVPYLNRCLQVLFPPAQIAQTLGIPPTQLSKYGNLGHVNIGVVQGPLAFLLPNREAVFCLDEKEQVPELTAPAPEAPAQEPRLDPRGEHMVWQASGWAARVIQHEMDHLQGCLFIDKMDSKTFTNVHWMEVND from the exons ATGGCGGCGACGGCGACTATCCCATCTTCAACTACGGCCTCGGCCACGGCGGCGGTCACCGCAGCCGCTCTCGGGGAGGTGGAAGATGAAGGGCTCCTGGCTTCGCTGTTCCGGGACCGCTTCCCAGAGGCCCAGTGGCGGGAGCGGCCCGATGTGGGCCGCTACCTCCGGGAGCTGAGTGGCTCGGGGCTGGAGCGGTTGCGGCGCGAGCCCGAGCGCCTGGCGGAGGAGCGGGTGCAGCTGCTGCAGCAGACGCGCGACTTGGCCTTCGCCAACTACAAGACCTTCATCCGTGGCGCCGAGTGCACCGAGCGCATCCACCGCCTCTTTGGCGACGTGGAGGCTTCTCTCGGCCGCCTGCTCGACCGCTTGCCCAGTTTCCAGCAGAGCTGCAG GCACTTTGTGAAAGAGGCTGAGGAGATCAGCTCCAACCGCCGAATGAACACCCTGACGTTAAACCGGCACACAGAAATCCTGGAAATCCTGGAGATTCCTCAGCTCATGGACACCTGTGTCCGGAACAACTATTATGAAGAGGCCCTAGAGCTTGCAGCCTATGTACACAGACTGGAAAGGAAATACTCCTCCATCCCTGCCATCCAG GGCATTGTAAGTGAGGTGCGCCAGGCCATGCAGCTGATGCTGAGCCAGCTCATCCAGCAACTGAGGACCCACATccagctccctgcctgcctccgTGTCATTGGCTTCTTGCGGCGTATGGATGTCTTCACTGAGGCCGAGCTCAGAGTAAAGTTTCTTCAGGCCCGAGATGCTTGGCTCCGTTCCATCCTGACTGCCATTCCCAATGATGATCCCTATTTCCACATCACAAAAACCATTGAGGCTTGCCGTGTCCATCTGTTTGATATCATCACCCAGTACCGTGCCATCTTCTCAGATGAGGACCCGTTGCTGCCCCCTGCCATCGGGGAGCACACTGTGAACGAGGGTGCCATCTTCCATGGCTGGGTGCTGCAGAAAGTCTCACAGTTCCTACAGGTGCTGGAGACCAACCTTCACCGGGGCACAGGGGGCCGCCTGGACTCTCTGCTGGGCCAGTGCATGTACTTTGGGCTCTCCTTCAGCCGGGTGGGGGCTGATTTCCGGGGCCAGTTGGCTCCTGTTTTCCAGCAAGTGGCCATCAGCACTTTCAAGAAAGCAATTCAGGAAGGAGTGGAGAAGTTCCAGGATGAAATGAACTCCTATACCCTCATCTCGGCTCCAGTCATCCTGGGCAGCAGTAACTTGCCTGCTGCTATGCCAGTCACTCAGCCTGGGACCCTACAGCCACCCATGGTGCTCTTGGACTTCCCACCCCTTGCCTGCTTCCTCAACAATATTCTGGTCGCCTTCAATGATCTGCGTCTCTGTTGCCCTGTGGCCCTGGCACAGGATGTGACAGGGACCCTGGAGGATGCCCTTGCCAAG GTAACCAAAATAATCCTGGCCTTCCATCGTGCTGAAGAGGCTGCCTTTAGCAGTGGGGAGCAAGAGCTCTTTGTCCAGTTCTGCACTGTCTTCCTGGAAGACCTTGTTCCTTATTTAAATCGCTGTCTCCAAGTCCTTTTTCCTCCAGCTCAGATAGCACAGACCTTAg GCATTCCACCCACTCAGCTCTCCAAGTACGGAAACCTTGGGCATGTGAACATTGGCGTCGTCCAGGGGCCTCTCGCCTTTCTCCTGCCGAACAGAGAGGCCGTGTTCTGTCTAGATGAAAAGGAGCAAGTGCCCGAGCTCACAGCTCCAGCACCAGAAGCCCCCGCCCAGGAGCCAA GGCTGGACCCTAGAGGAGAGCACATGGTGTGGCAGGCGAGTGGATGGGCAGCCCGCGTCATCCAGCATGAGATGGACCACTTGCAGGGTTGCCTGTTCATTGACAAAATGGACAGCAAGACATTTACTAACGTCCACTGGATGGAAGTGAATGATTAG
- the COG8 gene encoding conserved oligomeric Golgi complex subunit 8 isoform X2, with protein sequence MGWLRGGLLLARVPRRTGPALLWWEGAGGGGARAYRSTSAPEDLGGPALRRSYWRYMRRLVRGAPKPPYPRVCQVGDPVLRTVAAPVEPAQLAGPEVQRLVQRLVEVMRRRRCVGLSAPQLGVPLQVLALELPEALCGACAPRLREARQMEPFPLRVFVNPSLRVLDSRLVTFAEGCESVAGFLACVPRFQAVQISGLDPRGEHMVWQASGWAARVIQHEMDHLQGCLFIDKMDSKTFTNVHWMEVND encoded by the exons ATGGGCTGGCTGCGGGGCGGGCTGCTGCTGGCGCGGGTACCTCGCCGCACGGGGCCAGCCCTGCTGTGGTGGGAAGGggcaggcggcggcggcgcccgGGCCTACAGGTCCACGTCCGCCCCAGAAGACCTCGGGGGCCCGGCGCTCCGGCGTTCCTACTGGCGCTACATGCGGCGTCTGGTGCGGGGAGCGCCCAAGCCACCCTACCCACGCGTGTGCCAGGTCGGGGACCCGGTGCTGAGGACCGTGGCGGCCCCGGTAGAACCCGCGCAGCTGGCGGGGCCCGAGGTGCAGCGGCTGGTGCAGCGGCTGGTGGAGGTGATGCGGCGCCGGCGCTGCGTGGGCCTGAGTGCGCCGCAGCTCGGGGTGCCGCTGCAGGTGCTGGCCCTGGAGCTCCCAGAGGCTCTCTGCGGCGCCTGCGCGCCGCGCCTGCGCGAGGCCCGCCAGATGGAGCCCTTCCCTCTGCGCGTGTTTGTGAACCCCAGCCTGCGGGTGCTGGACAGCCGCCTGGTCACCTTCGCTGAGGGCTGCGAGAGTGTCGCCGGCTTCCTGGCCTGCGTGCCCCGCTTCCAGGCCGTGCAGATCTCAG GGCTGGACCCTAGAGGAGAGCACATGGTGTGGCAGGCGAGTGGATGGGCAGCCCGCGTCATCCAGCATGAGATGGACCACTTGCAGGGTTGCCTGTTCATTGACAAAATGGACAGCAAGACATTTACTAACGTCCACTGGATGGAAGTGAATGATTAG
- the COG8 gene encoding conserved oligomeric Golgi complex subunit 8 isoform X4, with protein sequence MAATATIPSSTTASATAAVTAAALGEVEDEGLLASLFRDRFPEAQWRERPDVGRYLRELSGSGLERLRREPERLAEERVQLLQQTRDLAFANYKTFIRGAECTERIHRLFGDVEASLGRLLDRLPSFQQSCRHFVKEAEEISSNRRMNTLTLNRHTEILEILEIPQLMDTCVRNNYYEEALELAAYVHRLERKYSSIPAIQGIVSEVRQAMQLMLSQLIQQLRTHIQLPACLRVIGFLRRMDVFTEAELRVKFLQARDAWLRSILTAIPNDDPYFHITKTIEACRVHLFDIITQYRAIFSDEDPLLPPAIGEHTVNEGAIFHGWVLQKVSQFLQVLETNLHRGTGGRLDSLLGQCMYFGLSFSRVGADFRGQLAPVFQQVAISTFKKAIQEGVEKFQDEMNSYTLISAPVILGSSNLPAAMPVTQPGTLQPPMVLLDFPPLACFLNNILVAFNDLRLCCPVALAQDVTGTLEDALAKGWTLEESTWCGRRVDGQPASSSMRWTTCRVACSLTKWTARHLLTSTGWK encoded by the exons ATGGCGGCGACGGCGACTATCCCATCTTCAACTACGGCCTCGGCCACGGCGGCGGTCACCGCAGCCGCTCTCGGGGAGGTGGAAGATGAAGGGCTCCTGGCTTCGCTGTTCCGGGACCGCTTCCCAGAGGCCCAGTGGCGGGAGCGGCCCGATGTGGGCCGCTACCTCCGGGAGCTGAGTGGCTCGGGGCTGGAGCGGTTGCGGCGCGAGCCCGAGCGCCTGGCGGAGGAGCGGGTGCAGCTGCTGCAGCAGACGCGCGACTTGGCCTTCGCCAACTACAAGACCTTCATCCGTGGCGCCGAGTGCACCGAGCGCATCCACCGCCTCTTTGGCGACGTGGAGGCTTCTCTCGGCCGCCTGCTCGACCGCTTGCCCAGTTTCCAGCAGAGCTGCAG GCACTTTGTGAAAGAGGCTGAGGAGATCAGCTCCAACCGCCGAATGAACACCCTGACGTTAAACCGGCACACAGAAATCCTGGAAATCCTGGAGATTCCTCAGCTCATGGACACCTGTGTCCGGAACAACTATTATGAAGAGGCCCTAGAGCTTGCAGCCTATGTACACAGACTGGAAAGGAAATACTCCTCCATCCCTGCCATCCAG GGCATTGTAAGTGAGGTGCGCCAGGCCATGCAGCTGATGCTGAGCCAGCTCATCCAGCAACTGAGGACCCACATccagctccctgcctgcctccgTGTCATTGGCTTCTTGCGGCGTATGGATGTCTTCACTGAGGCCGAGCTCAGAGTAAAGTTTCTTCAGGCCCGAGATGCTTGGCTCCGTTCCATCCTGACTGCCATTCCCAATGATGATCCCTATTTCCACATCACAAAAACCATTGAGGCTTGCCGTGTCCATCTGTTTGATATCATCACCCAGTACCGTGCCATCTTCTCAGATGAGGACCCGTTGCTGCCCCCTGCCATCGGGGAGCACACTGTGAACGAGGGTGCCATCTTCCATGGCTGGGTGCTGCAGAAAGTCTCACAGTTCCTACAGGTGCTGGAGACCAACCTTCACCGGGGCACAGGGGGCCGCCTGGACTCTCTGCTGGGCCAGTGCATGTACTTTGGGCTCTCCTTCAGCCGGGTGGGGGCTGATTTCCGGGGCCAGTTGGCTCCTGTTTTCCAGCAAGTGGCCATCAGCACTTTCAAGAAAGCAATTCAGGAAGGAGTGGAGAAGTTCCAGGATGAAATGAACTCCTATACCCTCATCTCGGCTCCAGTCATCCTGGGCAGCAGTAACTTGCCTGCTGCTATGCCAGTCACTCAGCCTGGGACCCTACAGCCACCCATGGTGCTCTTGGACTTCCCACCCCTTGCCTGCTTCCTCAACAATATTCTGGTCGCCTTCAATGATCTGCGTCTCTGTTGCCCTGTGGCCCTGGCACAGGATGTGACAGGGACCCTGGAGGATGCCCTTGCCAAG GGCTGGACCCTAGAGGAGAGCACATGGTGTGGCAGGCGAGTGGATGGGCAGCCCGCGTCATCCAGCATGAGATGGACCACTTGCAGGGTTGCCTGTTCATTGACAAAATGGACAGCAAGACATTTACTAACGTCCACTGGATGGAAGTGA
- the COG8 gene encoding conserved oligomeric Golgi complex subunit 8 isoform X1, whose product MAATATIPSSTTASATAAVTAAALGEVEDEGLLASLFRDRFPEAQWRERPDVGRYLRELSGSGLERLRREPERLAEERVQLLQQTRDLAFANYKTFIRGAECTERIHRLFGDVEASLGRLLDRLPSFQQSCRHFVKEAEEISSNRRMNTLTLNRHTEILEILEIPQLMDTCVRNNYYEEALELAAYVHRLERKYSSIPAIQGIVSEVRQAMQLMLSQLIQQLRTHIQLPACLRVIGFLRRMDVFTEAELRVKFLQARDAWLRSILTAIPNDDPYFHITKTIEACRVHLFDIITQYRAIFSDEDPLLPPAIGEHTVNEGAIFHGWVLQKVSQFLQVLETNLHRGTGGRLDSLLGQCMYFGLSFSRVGADFRGQLAPVFQQVAISTFKKAIQEGVEKFQDEMNSYTLISAPVILGSSNLPAAMPVTQPGTLQPPMVLLDFPPLACFLNNILVAFNDLRLCCPVALAQDVTGTLEDALAKVTKIILAFHRAEEAAFSSGEQELFVQFCTVFLEDLVPYLNRCLQVLFPPAQIAQTLGIPPTQLSKYGNLGHVNIGVVQGPLAFLLPNREAVFCLDEKEQVPELTAPAPEAPAQEPSLQPVSPPFPEGGQKQAESVMPWPTAVPPADA is encoded by the exons ATGGCGGCGACGGCGACTATCCCATCTTCAACTACGGCCTCGGCCACGGCGGCGGTCACCGCAGCCGCTCTCGGGGAGGTGGAAGATGAAGGGCTCCTGGCTTCGCTGTTCCGGGACCGCTTCCCAGAGGCCCAGTGGCGGGAGCGGCCCGATGTGGGCCGCTACCTCCGGGAGCTGAGTGGCTCGGGGCTGGAGCGGTTGCGGCGCGAGCCCGAGCGCCTGGCGGAGGAGCGGGTGCAGCTGCTGCAGCAGACGCGCGACTTGGCCTTCGCCAACTACAAGACCTTCATCCGTGGCGCCGAGTGCACCGAGCGCATCCACCGCCTCTTTGGCGACGTGGAGGCTTCTCTCGGCCGCCTGCTCGACCGCTTGCCCAGTTTCCAGCAGAGCTGCAG GCACTTTGTGAAAGAGGCTGAGGAGATCAGCTCCAACCGCCGAATGAACACCCTGACGTTAAACCGGCACACAGAAATCCTGGAAATCCTGGAGATTCCTCAGCTCATGGACACCTGTGTCCGGAACAACTATTATGAAGAGGCCCTAGAGCTTGCAGCCTATGTACACAGACTGGAAAGGAAATACTCCTCCATCCCTGCCATCCAG GGCATTGTAAGTGAGGTGCGCCAGGCCATGCAGCTGATGCTGAGCCAGCTCATCCAGCAACTGAGGACCCACATccagctccctgcctgcctccgTGTCATTGGCTTCTTGCGGCGTATGGATGTCTTCACTGAGGCCGAGCTCAGAGTAAAGTTTCTTCAGGCCCGAGATGCTTGGCTCCGTTCCATCCTGACTGCCATTCCCAATGATGATCCCTATTTCCACATCACAAAAACCATTGAGGCTTGCCGTGTCCATCTGTTTGATATCATCACCCAGTACCGTGCCATCTTCTCAGATGAGGACCCGTTGCTGCCCCCTGCCATCGGGGAGCACACTGTGAACGAGGGTGCCATCTTCCATGGCTGGGTGCTGCAGAAAGTCTCACAGTTCCTACAGGTGCTGGAGACCAACCTTCACCGGGGCACAGGGGGCCGCCTGGACTCTCTGCTGGGCCAGTGCATGTACTTTGGGCTCTCCTTCAGCCGGGTGGGGGCTGATTTCCGGGGCCAGTTGGCTCCTGTTTTCCAGCAAGTGGCCATCAGCACTTTCAAGAAAGCAATTCAGGAAGGAGTGGAGAAGTTCCAGGATGAAATGAACTCCTATACCCTCATCTCGGCTCCAGTCATCCTGGGCAGCAGTAACTTGCCTGCTGCTATGCCAGTCACTCAGCCTGGGACCCTACAGCCACCCATGGTGCTCTTGGACTTCCCACCCCTTGCCTGCTTCCTCAACAATATTCTGGTCGCCTTCAATGATCTGCGTCTCTGTTGCCCTGTGGCCCTGGCACAGGATGTGACAGGGACCCTGGAGGATGCCCTTGCCAAG GTAACCAAAATAATCCTGGCCTTCCATCGTGCTGAAGAGGCTGCCTTTAGCAGTGGGGAGCAAGAGCTCTTTGTCCAGTTCTGCACTGTCTTCCTGGAAGACCTTGTTCCTTATTTAAATCGCTGTCTCCAAGTCCTTTTTCCTCCAGCTCAGATAGCACAGACCTTAg GCATTCCACCCACTCAGCTCTCCAAGTACGGAAACCTTGGGCATGTGAACATTGGCGTCGTCCAGGGGCCTCTCGCCTTTCTCCTGCCGAACAGAGAGGCCGTGTTCTGTCTAGATGAAAAGGAGCAAGTGCCCGAGCTCACAGCTCCAGCACCAGAAGCCCCCGCCCAGGAGCCAAGCCTCCAGCCAGTCAGTCCGCCTTTCCCAGAGGGTGGGCAAAAGCAGGCTGAATCAGTGATGCCGTGGCCGACCGCTGTGCCTCCTGCAGACGCTTAA